TGTTTAGTTTACTTTAATAAGGAAAGTTAGTAACAGAATAATTGCTAAGGGTACTAAAGCCATCATGAAGATTTCTTTAAATGACATATCACTAAAAAACTTATTCCACATATCTAGTATATTATCACTTCCAGTGGTAACTACATCCCCTGTAGTCCCTGCTCCACCTGAactattttgtaaatttcctAAAGTTTTACCATAATTTTTCGCACTACTAGGTGCACCTGtaataatatagaattattGTGTATTTGTACTAAATGATGTGCCAAatgtatgtaatttttattctttatatatatgcacttcACGGTATAACTGCTGTGCATGATATcaatataattttgaatatataGTTAGTTGAGaatatttatcttttaaataatgtttaCCTCCAGATGTTTCATGATTTCCATGATGTGAACCTTGTGTTGAGACTTGATGATCTCCCTGAGTTTGTGATGTTTGCATTTGTGTATCATGTACCATATTTGAGTGAGGTTTTCTATGGGATTTTTCATCATCTTGTGCCTTTACTGCTTGTATTTGACTTCCTAGATGAGCTGTTTCTTGTCCAGTGCGCGCTTCACTTTGAGGAGAACTGTCCTTTTGTAATTCCGTAGAAGTAGATACACTAGCAGGAGAATCTTGATTACACTTTATCTCCTGAGCATTTTGATCAGGTAAAGGGTTTTGACCACTAGAAGTTGAATCACGTGCGAGTAAGGAATTATATGGATCATGATCAGCACTGCTGATATTCTTATCATCACTTAATTCCCAACATGTGTTTTACAAGTACTTTCTTGAATACAAGGAGTTTCACTACTTACCTTACTGCAAGGTGTTCCACCAGGAACTACCTGCGGAGAGTCAC
The nucleotide sequence above comes from Plasmodium cynomolgi strain B DNA, scaffold: 0474, whole genome shotgun sequence. Encoded proteins:
- a CDS encoding CYIR protein (putative;~vir-type antigen) gives rise to the protein MIMRLIGKLLAVKPMKIISPLIKMLLCFLPQNIVLRKLPLVQNLGILLYHLTIHLPVLKVLLEMLLLVKLMLLNLLKMNPVTVKVLIVYFRILQLNREIKCNQDSPASVSTSTELQKDSSPQSEARTGQETAHLGSQIQAVKAQDDEKSHRKPHSNMVHDTQMQTSQTQGDHQVSTQGSHHGNHETSGGKHYLKDKYSQLTIYSKLY